The Cryptococcus neoformans var. neoformans B-3501A chromosome 7, whole genome shotgun sequence genome window below encodes:
- a CDS encoding hypothetical protein (HMMPfam hit to Fungal_trans, Fungal specific transcription factor domain, score: 40.9, E(): 3.5e-09): MSAHQQQLRGPSFPGQQQQHKVTANGDNQHAQDHKPATANASTKKRKASPAPSSTDRRRMSTGIYPSTDDDAASTSSKPVREPKRTRVHFSCVECHRRKQKCDRKEPCSQCVARRVPHLCRPFLNGVEDPNISNNTDVNARLNTIENLLTRLVSSIPQAIASRPFAGDAGSPDVSSLTASGEEIFHPHVTLPDPASRVTMPHKPPPSGLFPSNMSYTTPPSRTGYGWGLREGRRIALSLDDNFELRDMLQTLKESGVSQGHLEWLIAGVPGRRMADGLVELYFRDIDWTRYKINKFSFMSRYNKFFESIGRNPSCPKVDADTLKWLPLMFILLAIAALSAPHELVPRDEQLGWSRRFYGSARSGLEYAKALQRDNLDVLFAGLLASRYMLLTRRPAEGSAPVTTAFQLGLYRDGSVLNISDKKEVEIRRRAWAMLYHIDRTISLLVGRPPSISDAHTDTQPPANLDDEEVESGDFDPAGHPLTTPTSYTYVIVRHKLAEIMGRIAYHTFAIQLPDYGTVVSLDRELLAWRDNLPSFFRMENPDTSLDQSHPYLFVQRHLLACEWYYTRITLNRPYLLRRKPQDSRYAYSKTAAIESAKADLLCRRAFVMEKGNLVVNSGGYRVLNSYMVLGVTIKLDPDSPQADELRQLLNVVSGRLPDSQNRISEPLVKEELAIVEFLTAKNLGKPPRLPPNRNTEASGGAGDDQTPVDLLLNLAKTRSGKRAAEEEKRQLRLQAAREKEEQRQAAKRNAGAENISSSPWGYVAPPMPGLDVQQPFDNDGKRVPRPLQPPPTRRADGSIPDSTGWSPEMALALSQTPLKPQSSASSAQAQAQALANDLQRFDSSNQNRALLSPSQGTGNLDLSPYGGFNSLPSLGDTPGLSGFDGSAGFFQSQPPPPLSLSDRATSNRISSNSNTGGPGSQGQGPQDGMLDGNGVQQFGNANFDSFDFNDLGLDVRAPGQGGGFNPFALPQTEEGNAENNAPDDETMFLTYILNKFANAQPEI, encoded by the exons ATGTCGGCCCATCAGCAACAGCTCAGGGGCCCATCCTTCCCGGgccagcagcaacagcacAAAGTCACAGCAAATGGGGACAACCAACATGCTCAAGACCATAAACCAGCAACTGCCAACGCATCCACAAAAAAACGCAAAGCATCGCCTGCACCCTCATCCACAGACAGGCGCAGGATGTCAACAGGGATCTACCCTTCgacggatgatgatgcagcATCCACATCAAGCAAACCTGTCAGGGAACCGAAACGCACCCGAGTACACTTTTCATGTGTCGAGTGTCATCGACGAAAACAAAAGTGTGATCGAAAAGAACCCTGCTCGCAGTGTGTTGCTAGGCGTGTACCCCACTTATGTCGACCATTCCTCAATGGCGTTGAGGACCCCAACAT ATCAAATAATACGGACGTGAATGCTCGTCTTAATACTATTGAGAACCTCTTGACTCGACTTGTATCTTCCATCCCGCAAGCCATCGCCTCTCGGCCGTTTGCTGGTGATGCAGGCTCACCCGATGTATCCTCCCTCACCGCATCCGGCGAAGAAATCTTTCATCCCCATGTAACACTTCCAGACCCCGCGTCTCGCGTCACCATGCCTCATAAACCGCCTCCTTCTggtctcttcccttccaatATGTCATATAcaactcctccttctcggaCGGGATATGGCTGGGGTCTGAGAGAAGGACGCAGAATAGCGCTGTCTCTGGATGATAACTTTGAGCTGAGGGATATGCTGCAGACGCTCAAGGAGAGCGGAGTATCGCAAGGACATTTGGAATGGCTGATTGCGGGTGTACCGGGCCGAAGGATGGCAGATGGATTGGTCGAGTTGTATTTCAG GGATATTGA CTGGACCCGGTATAAAATCAACAAGTTCTCATTCATGTCGCGGTATAATAAGTTTTTCGAATCCATTGGCCGAAACCCATCGTGCCCGAAGGTCGACGCCGATACTCTCAAATGGCTCCCCCTCATGTTCATTCTT CTTGCCATTGCGGCACTCTCTGCTCCGCACGAGCTTGTGCCCAGGGATGAACAATTGGGTTGGTCACGTAGATTCTATGGCTCGGCGCGAAGTGGGTTGGAGTACGCCAAGGCTCTGCAACGGGACAACTTGGATGTTCTCTTTGCCGGATTACTTGCATCTCGTTACAT GCTCCTCACACGTCGACCAGCCGAAGGCTCTGCCCCTGTCACTACCGCTTTCCAACTCGGTCTCTATCGAGACGGTTCCGTGCTCAACATTtcggacaagaaggaagttgAGATTCGTCGTCGGGCTTGGGCTATGCTCTATCACATTGACCGTACCATCTCGCTCCTGGTCGGCAGGcccccatccatctctgACGCCCATACCGATACCCAGCCGCCCGCGAatcttgatgatgaagaagttgaaagCGGCGACTTTGACCCGGCCGGACACCCTTTGACTACCCCTACTTCGTACACATACGTTATCGTGCGACACAAGCTTGCAGAGATTATGGGTCGTATTGCCTATCATACATTCGCTATCCAACTTCCCGACTATGGCACCGTTGTTTCTCTCGACCGCGAACTTCTCGCTTGGCGAGATaaccttccttcttttttccgtATGGAAAACCCCGATACATCTCTCGACCAGTCACACCCTTACCTCTTTGTCCAGCGGCATCTTCTCGCGTGCGAGTGGTATTACACACGTATCACTCTTAATCGACCTTACTTGCTTCGAAGAAAACCCCAGGATAGCCGGTATGCGTACTCGAAGACGGCGGCTATTGAGAGTGCAAAAGCGGACCTGTTGTGTAGGAGAGCGTTTGTGATGGAAAAAGGTAATTTGGTTGTGAACAGTGGAGGGTATAGGGTGTTGAATTCTTACATGGTCCTTGGTGTCACTATCAAGC TCGATCCTGACTCGCCGCAGGCCGATGAGCTCCGTCAACTGCTGAACGTTGTATCTGGCCGTCTTCCCGACTCTCAAAACCGCATCTCTGAACCCCTTGTCAAGGAAGAACTCGCCATCGTTGAATTCCTCACCGCTAAGAACCTCGGCAAACCTCCACGTCTTCCACCTAACCGGAATACAGAAGCTTCTGGCGGTGCAGGCGATGACCAGACCCCCGTGGATCTTTTACTTAACTTGGCGAAGACGAGGAGCGGGAAACGAGCGgccgaagaggagaagagacaaTTGCGACTGCAAGCTgcgagggaaaaggaagagcaaCGACAGGCGGCAAAGAGGAATGCTGGAGCAGAGAATATATCGTCCAGTCCATGGGGATATGTGGCACCGCCGATGCCGGGGCTGGACGTGCAGCAGCCTTTTGACAACGATGGCAAGCGAGTCCCTCGTCCACTTCAGCCTCCTCCAACCCGCCGCGCAGATGGGTCCATTCCTGATTCCACAGGTTGGTCCCCAGAGATGGCGCTTGCCCTCTCTCAAACCCCGCTCAAACCCCAGTCCTCTGCTAGTTCGGCCCAAGCTCAAGCCCAAGCACTCGCCAATGATCTTCAGAGATTTGATTCCTCCAATCAGAACCGAGCGCTGTTGAGTCCAAGCCAAGGAACGGGCAATCTGGATCTTTCGCCTTATGGTGGGTTTAATAGCTTGCCGTCTTTGGGCGATACGCCCGGTTTGAGCGGGTTTGACGGCAGTGCAGGCTTCTTCCAATCCCAGCCACCTCCGCCGTTGTCTCTCTCCGATAGGGCTACGTCGAATAGAATCAGCTCTAATTCTAACACTGGCGGGCCGGGGTCACAAGGTCAAGGGCCGCAAGATGGGATGTTGGATGGGAATGGAGTGCAACAATTTGGAAATGCCAATTTTGATTCGTTTGATTTCAACGATTTAGGGTTGGATGTTAGAGCTCCTGGACAGGGAGGAGGGTTTAACCCTTTCGCGTTACCCCAGACAGAAGAGGG GAATGCCGAAAACAATGCTCCTGATGACGAGACTATGTTCTTGACTTATATCCTAAACAAATTCGCAAATGCCCAACCTGAAATTTAA